The Acidimicrobiales bacterium genome has a segment encoding these proteins:
- a CDS encoding helix-turn-helix transcriptional regulator, with protein sequence MATEGKSRKSLEEPQGGLPRNYLRASLLLLIGEAPAHGYDLLDQIAQLGLRSVDPGGLYRTLRVMEDDGLVESSWEHSNAGPARRTYRLTADGVDWLHAWAGALRESHRYLSAYLGRYDDISTTVSATVDEVTILS encoded by the coding sequence ATGGCCACCGAAGGCAAGTCCCGCAAGTCACTCGAGGAACCCCAGGGCGGCCTCCCCCGCAACTACCTGCGGGCCAGCCTCCTCCTCCTGATCGGCGAGGCGCCGGCCCATGGCTACGACCTCCTCGACCAGATCGCCCAGCTCGGGCTGCGCAGCGTCGACCCGGGCGGGCTCTACCGCACGCTCCGTGTGATGGAGGACGACGGCCTGGTGGAGTCGTCGTGGGAGCACTCCAACGCCGGCCCGGCCCGCCGCACCTACCGGCTCACCGCCGACGGCGTCGACTGGCTGCACGCCTGGGCCGGCGCGCTCCGGGAGAGCCACCGCTACCTGTCGGCCTACCTCGGTCGCTACGACGACATCAGCACCACCGTGAGCGCCACCGTCGACGAGGTCACCATCCTCTCGTGA
- a CDS encoding AAA family ATPase, protein MTTVESNLTHGADAPAAPATESGLRIALAGKGGAGKTTVSATLSRLLARRGHPVLVIDGDSNPNVAVALGVSQADAAAIPPLPLGLVSRRLDGPALKDPVSSIVERFGTTAPDGVSVVHMAMPAHADEGCLCSSHATVSAILADTGRTRESVTVLDLEASPENFSRGTTRHVDALLFVVEPYYRSLETARRMGVLAAELELDRVWVVANKLRSPGDIEAIDEFFGNHNLHVAAYVPWGDSVLDADKEGTPLLDFDPEGPVVAAISQLADRLVSPAA, encoded by the coding sequence GTGACGACGGTGGAGTCCAACCTGACGCACGGGGCCGATGCGCCGGCCGCTCCGGCCACGGAGAGCGGACTGCGCATCGCCCTGGCCGGCAAGGGCGGCGCAGGCAAGACCACGGTGTCGGCCACCCTCTCGCGGCTCCTGGCCCGGCGCGGGCACCCGGTGCTCGTGATCGACGGCGACAGCAACCCGAACGTGGCCGTGGCGCTGGGCGTGTCGCAGGCCGACGCGGCCGCCATCCCGCCGTTGCCGCTCGGGCTCGTGTCGCGCCGCCTCGACGGGCCGGCCCTGAAGGATCCGGTGTCGAGCATCGTCGAACGCTTCGGCACCACGGCGCCCGACGGCGTGTCCGTCGTGCACATGGCCATGCCGGCCCACGCCGACGAGGGGTGCCTCTGCTCGTCCCACGCCACCGTGAGCGCCATCCTGGCCGACACCGGCCGCACCCGCGAGTCGGTCACGGTCCTCGACCTCGAGGCCTCGCCGGAGAACTTCAGCCGGGGGACGACCCGACACGTCGACGCCCTCCTCTTCGTGGTTGAGCCCTACTACCGGTCGCTCGAGACGGCCCGGCGCATGGGCGTGCTGGCCGCCGAGCTCGAGCTCGACCGGGTGTGGGTCGTCGCCAACAAGCTGCGCTCTCCCGGCGACATCGAGGCCATCGACGAGTTCTTCGGCAACCACAACCTCCACGTCGCCGCCTACGTCCCGTGGGGCGACTCGGTGCTCGACGCTGACAAGGAGGGCACTCCCCTGCTCGACTTCGACCCCGAGGGTCCGGTCGTGGCGGCCATCTCGCAGCTTGCCGACCGCCTGGTGAGCCCCGCCGCCTGA